The Arachis duranensis cultivar V14167 chromosome 9, aradu.V14167.gnm2.J7QH, whole genome shotgun sequence genomic sequence GAGAGATTTGTAGAACACCTTAATTTTCATTTCTAAAATTCTGCTTAATAATTATTTGTTCATTACTTCCTTTCATGTTGTTCGGTTTGATCCAAAAGATAAGAAATGATTATGtattagttgtgcaaagttgcaAATAATAGAAGTAGAATTGATGTCAACCAATTATTTCGTCATTTTCTCCTTTATGTGGCAAAACTGCAGGTCCCACCCAAACATAAAACcgtaaaatcacaaaaaataggTCCCACCGAAGCATTGTCTTCTTTTCCCGTTTATGTCTCTATACAATTCCTACTCATTTGGACAGATTGAAGAACCATGGGCTCCTTTTCATGCATCTCTACCTAATATTTTCAATTATGTCTGTTTTGTTATTAAACACACAGAAACATCTGAGTTCTCAAATCTCTGTTATTCCTAATTCTTTGCTTTATAATCTGTCTAACCGAAAATTTTGGGAATGTTCAAGTCTGTTGACGTTGACAGCCAGCTAGATGACTGGCAGTAGTGATAAACTCATTGTATTATACTATTATTACTTTAGACTTTGGACTGatagtttttctttgtttttgtttttattcttatagGGCTCTTATTTCTCCTGCAGTTTCTTTGTCTTAGCTGTCATCTACAAGAATGGTTGTAATTTGATGTTTAACGCCTCTCTAATTGATTGGTTCATGCAGAAAGGATACCCTTTTGATGCCGCTACATATAATGATCCAAGCATAATCAGCCAGAGGCTCCCCATCATCATGCATAGGGCTCAAAAGCTTGTTATTTCCTCTTAAGTTATATGGCTGTAAATTCCCTATAATGTAAAGGGATTATAATCAATTCTTGttcatatttttattcaaaCTTCTGGCATGGCTATTGAAACTATTACTTGCGTCATGAGGTAATATCAAGTCAAGATGCGTACTTATCATGCTCTGTgcttataaaatttattatagaatagaataattaaagaTGGCAAAAAGAGGAAATGCTTGGAAGTTGGAACTCAGCATATACTCGCATAATAGTCATTTGAGAACAAGGATTTGCTCAAATGCGTCAACAGTTTGAAAGTACTTTTTCGTCTTGGAACACAACCTCGTGAAACATTCTTCTATACAACTTTAGCATTCATTATCATGCAAGAAACATTTCCCTTTCCTGCCTTCATGTTTCAATCCTCTcgttcaaaaaatagaaaagaaacaaagaagaaatTCATCTTGTAGATATCACTAATATTACCAGCTTTACATCTCCATAGAATTTGGTTATTAGATAGTTTATAAGTTTGTGACAATTTTCATTCCCAGTTAGTTTTTTAGTTCAATTAGGTACACTTAATCTCAATTCTAATATTTCACCAATTTGTCGGTCTGCCTAACAATTAGGAATTGATTCTATTATTTAAGTATGGACAAGTGTTATCTTTGCTTCGATATTTTTTTTGGGCACTGGTCATTGCTTAATTCGTGCGTTAAAGAAAACATATTTTAAGAATGCATCGTTAAATTCTGAATAGAAATAAGTCAATAACTATCATTTTGTTGTATTATTATGTTAATCCCGATGTTGACACGCCAATAAATGTTCAtgttttagataattattttttgggtCCGAAACCGAAAGGTCAGTATTACAATTTTTACACTTGTATTAATATGATTTAATCTTGATGTTGACACGCCTGCCTAGaaagcttcttttttttttttgcgttttaatttttcaattgctTGTAAATCTGGATTCGTCAAATTTCAATTAAAACCAACCTTAATACAATTATTAAGAGTTGAAACTTCACGTGTATTGGTGGAACTTCAACTTGAAAGTACATAGATAGCCTTGGCCACAACATTTTGTCAGTGAAATACGATGTGATTCTCGAAAGTACAGGAACTAagaaaaaaaacccaaaaaaaaaaatcagatttcCAAGGTTAGCAAAGCAAAAACTCCTGGATAAGTTAGACACACGCCAAAAAGAGCACTGCACATGAGGATTATTTCAAGCATCATTGAAGTAGAAAATAGTAggtagatatatatatatataacaatatcTATAACATGTTATAGACAGAGGAAAACATCCTTACCCATCACAGTAAGTAGTACCAACCATCATCCAAATCCAAGCTCTTgattcttggaaggtgaagggTCCTACCTGTTATCAATCTTCAAAAACTCCTGTGTCACAGTCTGAGGTCTAAATCAAGCTTGAGTGGTTCCTGCTGCGGCTCTGGTTGTTGTGGAACCAAGCGAAAGCTTCCGGGCCAAACCAGATCAGTTGGCTCCTCAGCCATGAAAGGTGTCCGTGCCATTCCAAGCCCTGATGATGCATATGCATCATGAAAGGTTGGTGCCACCATGGCTCCTCCACTTCCACCACCTCTGCATGGCTTTTGCACCAGTGAATGAGGCTGAACACCGAGTGATCGCATCATTGGAGTGCTCATCATGGGAAATCCCATCATGGCCATGGTCCGCTGATTGtttgtgatgatgatgaatcaGGGTCCCCTGCTGTTGTGAGTGATTTGCCTCCTAAACTCAGGTCCAACCACTCTTGAGGATTATTCTCATGATCACTTTCGTCATTGTTCTTTCCTTCATTCATCATCCCTTCCCCTTGTTGTTCCTTGGCTGTTGTCAAAGTAGCCTCATCTTCCTTGATCATCATCCCCAAATTCTAATACAAGTTGTTGTGAGTGGTGATCAaagaaaagtttaattattgaGAAAAGGGGGAAGCTTAAAGAATACCTTTTTGAAGGTGTTAGATCAAAagtaagagaagagaagaagaaaactaAAATGAAGAGAGTGGGAAGTGAGATTGGAaaggttctttttttttttaaactataattTTGTGTCATCCCAATCAGTAACCCCACCTAGTGATGCTTTGTGCTATAGGGAACAATGCTTATGTCATCTTTTCAAAGCTTAGGATTCCCCATTATaatcttttttctcctttttttccttttttctcctCACAAAGTACCAACCTTTCTTGGCTATCTTAGGAATAGCCATAGAAATACAAGGTTGACAATACTAAATCTTCCCCATTCATTGTCAAAATCAAATCTCACAAATTTATTTGAATTGCCTGCCATGTGTGCCTATTACCCCCATCTATGTGTATCTATCTATCTTTCTATATATCTGCCATACTTTATTTTGTTTGCTGAGTAGTGAGTAGGGTACATATATATGATGATGGATTCCAACATGGAGTCTTCATGTTTATCCACATTGGCCACTGTTACAAGAATTTGCattggtgttttttttttttttaaattatttcccACCTTTATATTCCAATTGATAGTGAAAGTAGGTTCTGACTTGTGAGCCTAAGCATATGTAGGGTAGTGTGTGTTTGGCTTTTCATTGCTTTATGATTTGATGTTTTGTTGGGAGGAACTGTACCCAGCTTATTTCCAAAATAATGGTGGCTAAAAAGTTGGAAACAAGATAATGAGGTACTTCCTATTTTAGAATAGTATTTTCTGTCTGGCTATGGGCATCTACGTGGGTGTTTTCTTGTTGGGGCTTCTTGGTGTTCCCTTCCAAACTTATTGTGGCCAATGTGTGAATGCACAGTTGCCAGAAAATGCATCAAAGGACCAACTTGCAACTTGCACTACTTCATTCAGTTTTATTTAATCTAATTCAGTGGTCCTAGATGGAGCCACTTGTACTTTGGCCTAGCCTCATCAAACTCACTCATAACATGGCAAAATTATTCACACCTTCCCTTGTAACTTGAAGTTGGTTCTTcacatctttcttttcttttttcgtcTAATAGACACTGACATCTCAACGACCAATTAGACCCCAGCTTTGTGGAGTTTACATTGGAGTTTGGAGGTTAAAGTATGCATTTGCATATCACTGAATCCAAGGGAATAGCCTTGGCTGCTGTCTCATGGTCATGGTCTTTTTTGATAACCACAAGAGAGAAAAGCCAGATATTTcaagtttttactttttaagttAGGGTGGAAGTGGAAATTTTATTATATGAATTTGATGTATACATATAGATTTACCCCATAGTTATCTCACAAGAGTGAATCCAAGGTAAATTGATCAAACAAGATGGTTTGTCAATGAATGGAGATCCAACAAATCTAACAAGATTAAGGTACAAGAACAGAAGTATTGTATAGAGAAAATGACAAGATAAATGTGACAGGCTTGATGACAAATGCAGCAAcagaagaaaattaaagaaaggatAAATGAAAGTAACAAGCAAACAATTGCCTCTTGAAGTGTGGATGGATGAGTCATGGCTCACAATGGGATCAAATTTTGCCAAATTCTCCATAGTTGGTTATGGAAATGCAACCATTAGGCAAGAATCGGGGAATGTTCCTAGTCTGgtttatacatatttttattttatttttaaggtaTAATACACTCTTTAAATGTTATTTagattcaacaaaaatttactTCGATTGTTAAATGTTTGATGCAgccaatgagttataactcaaatgctCCATACTCATCTAAGAGGTTGCGGGTTCGAATCTCCCTatctttactaaaaaaaataatgtctGATGCAACTTTTTTTGTAGTCAGGAGAGCAAATCGGTTAGAAAGTAGACTAATGATTAGAgataaataaacttaaaaacatTCTGCGGAGTTAAAAGAGATCTAAATATGAATATAAGACATCTTACCTAATGGGGCTTTTGTGGTTGTAGTAGTAGTATAATACACTGCTGAATATAGAAATTAaccttttttttctaattaccaaaaaaaaaattaactttttctaCAGTGaacatttttttaagaaaaaaagaatggtAAATGGCTAActaaatagtttaattaatatatgctaatagtaaaaaattattttatatttatcaacCAATTGAACTTAAGGCTCTGAATGACTGACCATCCACGtagtgtaaaaaatatattaaaaatatattactacACTAATTTCATGTGTAAAAAGTTCACAAAAATCAGTCCGATGTTTAAAACATTACTTTCAACCGAATAATCCAACGGAGAAACTTGTATTTAGTTTGATTCGGCTTAAACAAACGATATACTTCTTATTACTTCGTTTAACTTTTTGAAGAATTACTCTTAGAAAATTTAAGTTTAAAGAATTACTTTTTAATTGTGCGTAGTTtgaatatgttaaaaatatgtGTAAAGAATAGTGAAATTTCAATTCGcaaaattaaaagtaacttTATTTTGGTTATCCTAAAATAGGAATTAATTTGAACAGCCAAACTTAAGTGTGGGCGGAAACCAAACATTCTCTTAAGCAGTTCATACTCATAGAATTTAAGATCATTTATGATTCAACACTTTTCCTCTATTCTTATTTCTCCGGCACAATTCCACTTTAGTTAGAATTTGGTTAATCCCACTATATGTGTCGCCCCCTTTCAATTCTTGCAAGAAAAATGCATCCCTCCATTTgtgtaaggaaaaaaaaaactactatTCCCAAAAACAGAAGTAGAAAACAGCAAACATGTACAACATTTAACCAAAAGCCACAAATAATCAAGGTCTAATCTTTAATGTATTTgcaatttgaaaagaaaaaagaggttCTTCTACCCTCTTACTGAATCAGAAATAGTCAAAATTAAGGATAGCAAAACGGATTAGGGTCTCACTTCCTACAAATGTCACTTCCCAGAAAATACTATCCATAATATATTGATCCGCCATATCCTTGAAGGCAGTTATGCAAATCCAATAGCTTTCTCACGTACCTGCAGCAACAATGCAGGTCATAAGAAAATAGAAGTACAGTAGATTACATGTTGTCAGATACAATCttacaaagccatctccatagCACTTGTTTACaagttaatataaataaaagaaaagattcaGAATTTATATCATCACGCACATGGACATGCATGGCATCATTTACCCCGAAACCATAAAAATACTAGCGATTTCTGGATACTCAACATGGTAGCCACATCTAAAATGTAGATTGGCTTAAGCCAGAACCAGGATGTAACAACTTAAAGAAGTACTTTACTACTTCAACGAAAAGAAGGCAATAATTCCAATCATTATTTACATCAAAGGATAGGTGGTAACTTTATTCGCCACACCATGCCTAGCTGCCTGAAACTTGCAAATTGCCTTCACAGGCAGAATTTCAAGCAGGGAGTAACAAAAACCTCACATCTTTCAGACCAATGGATTGAAGTTGGGTGATAAGTTCAACCAAAACAATTAAAGGGGATTTAGTACCTCAACTCAGGAATCAGGATCACCTGTGAAAGGAATGAAGTTTCCCATTAGTCGTACTAGAAGAACTGATGAAAGGGTTGAACATAAAGCCGTTTCCAGGATGACTTAGgcaggattttattttttagttaaagtaAATTTATACACAGAATAGATCGACAATAGATGGCCAAGTTGTCCCATCACATGACTTCATTGTGAGAAACCTCCATGATTCAGATTGTAAACATAGAAAATCTTATTTGAAACTGATTTCAAGGAATTTAAAAAGACAAATACCAGAAGGATATGTAGGGTATATCTCACTACTTCATTTACTTCCTCTCTAGATGTCATCAACCACTCTCACTTGTATATGGATTTAAGTAAAAACACTTTAAAACTTATAATCTTAGATTAAAGGGGGGAAAAGGAACCTACTATGCAGCATTCTTCTCTCGCCACTGGATGATCAATGTCCTTTGCGCATCACCCATCTTTTCCATTCCTACCTATAAATTCGAATCTTAATACCTTCTCATTAACCAAGCTAGAGAGAGAGACTTGACACACTTCTACCCAATTCACCTCCGTCAAAACTGGACTAACTAAATTTAAACACTTATCTGAGCTTCTCTAAGGCAATTAATTGGAAAACACacgaaagaaataaaaaaaagagcgTTTTCAAAGAGTGGCATAAAAATGATGATGTTAAAAACGAGGTAAAACATTTTGAATGGGGGTTTTATTTATGTATCCTAGAACCAGCACAAGACTCACAAAGATACTTTACTAGCGATCTTGACAAGAACGACGGAAGGTACCATGGGAGAGATCGCAACAAGCACGCGCGCTAACAGCAAGGTGCGATGTGAGACACGCCACGGCCATCGTGCTATGAACTGGTAACAGTGATTGCATGCACCCTAATTCCCCCAAGTTCCTGTCCCAAACACACATTCACAaatcacaatatatatatatatgtatttatttcaAAGATTggaaaaggaaaatgaaaatttgaaagtggaACCTGGAAGCAGGGATAGAGAAGCGGCGGGAGTGGAGGCGAGGGGCAGCGAGTGGCGGAGGACGGAGGCGGGGAGCGGATGGGCGGAGGGAAGCCCTAGCTGTGGAGATTAGTGAGCGAGAGAGAGATCCAGAACGCCATGCCATTGCTGATTTGCTTCCAATGAAAATCGAAATCTGAGAAATGAACTCAACAACTGAAGCGTGAAGACTGAAGAGGGGTTTGCGAGGGTTTTGGGATGGCACCTGTGGCTGTGGTAGGTTAAGCCGGGCATTCCTTAAACGCAGTCGTTTTACATTTGGGTTGTTAACATTGGGCTTAGCCTTTCCTCttaataacattatttttttggaattgGATGCTGGGCTTAGAACCACCCTAATTTGCTTCGGTCCAAAGTCCGTTTGACCGTATAtactaaacaaataaaaaatattatataccatgaccaaaaaaaaaaaaatattatatacaacCAACTTTTTTTAACGAGAAAGTATAGAGAACCAATGACCTAAGCgtataatgtgtataatggaggtttagaaagtattagagatatgatcattagtattatATTGTCTTGTCAGGTTACGTTTTTGTAATGAGTGGTTTCATAACGTGGTATCCTAGATAGTAtgggtgatgttcattttattcacCCTTTTTTAATCAAGTGATTTCATCCGCTTAAAAATTCATTGGTCAATGGCCAACAGAATAAAACATATGCTTAATCAATTGCACAATTTGGAAAGCCTAACTCCTAAGCTTTACTCTGTAAGATCTTGATACtcaaaataagtaaataacatTAATGGTCCATTCACGTGTAGCTGAATAAAGAAAATATAGGTCTTTTTAGGTATTGAAACAAATGGTAGTATTATACTATTAAATGCCTTTATACCCTCAACTGTTGTGCAAATACATTGATCGAATATTTCACTGTTAAATTACATGATCCGTGGCTAAGATAACACTCTTCTAGGAAGAATACAATTATAAATCATtataaaatgaaatgaaatgaatCAAGATGTACCAAATGAATGCAAGCTCCTTAGTGGAATTATTGACCAGGTTGGAAGAAAGATTTCAATGAATCACTTAAAGAGAGTATGTCTTCACACACTTCAACTGATTATTGTAAGAGTAAACTATGCCTGGTGATAATTCTGCTAGCACCATGGTTTCTCTATGGTGTAGTCTCACTTGGGATTTCTGGTTTTCTGACCATAGCCCAACTTCATGCAGATCACCTTCTTTCCAGCATATGTTCACTGTGATCCCGCCACGTGCTTTCAATCCTTTCACGCAGCCGTTCGGCCATTTGTCGCGAGGCAATGCCGGAAGCAAGTAAAGGTCCTTCATTGTGCTCTGAACAAGCATTTCTGCAACTGCTGTTGAAAAACTGAAAACATACCATTTGTCAACACTCAACAGGTTTCTAAAGCAAGAGTTTTATTTATGATCAATGAGAAAAGTATATAGTTATACTTCAGCTCAAGCTTTTATATGGTGTTAGTGAGATTGACAAGATAGAAAAATGGTAGAGCTCTTTCATAAATATGTGGTTTACCCAAAGTTAGCATCAATCTGGAATGGAGGATGTGTAGTGAAGAGGTTACTGTAGAGTCCTCCTTCATAATTACTTTCATGAAAAGGGTCCACCAATACAATCAAGTGCTTTATCATGCGATATGCATGCTCACTGTTCTTAAGTCTTGCCCATAACGCAGCTTTCCAAGTTGTTGACCACCCTGGACCTTCCTCTCCTGAATCACAGTGCAATATTTTATAGTACCAAGGATAAAAATTTGTAGCTTTATGTCATAGATACAAGGTAACATAAACATAGTAGTATTGTAAGAAATATCAGGCATGCATATTGTAAGAAAAAGTTAAATGTTCACACCAAAACACAAACCTCTTTTAATTAGAGTATAATCTGCGGCTTTACAGAGGTCTGGAGTTTTGTCAGGAGTTATTGTGTGCCCTGGAAACAGGCCAAATAAATGTGAAACATGTCTATGATGTATTTCAGGGTCTTGGAAATCTTCTGCCTGAAAAACAAATAAGGTCTTAAGTTAGCATGTTGTTTAAAACCAACATAGAATGCAGGACCTTATTTATTCTCTGTTGATCAGTGAAATAAGAATAGATACCATGGACAATAGAGAATGGAGGGCATACATACCCATTCCATAATGGAACCATCACTAGCAATTTTTGTTGGTGGAAGCTTGGACTGAACCTCAGTTACCCTTTTGATAATAGCATCATTACTTGTTCCCAGAACCTGTATTTGAGGAACTTATTGACCAAGATAAAATCAGGATAACAGGAAACAACCGTTGCTTTGAGCACAAGATCAACTTCACCTCAGCAGCAGATACAATTGAAGAGAAAACTTCTTTGATGATCGATATGTCCATAGTAGTCGAGTAGCTCACACTGGCAGGCTTTTGATCTGGTGCAATGAACATGTGCTCTGGTGAAGTTGATGGGTTGGTTTCTAATAATCCATTAGGACCTTCAATCAACCAATCCAACAGAAACGAAGTACAACCTTCCAATAAAGGATATGccttattttttagaaaatcctAATATGAAACAAAAATCACTCATTACTATAGATATGAATACCccaaaaaaggaaaggaaataCTAATGCAAGTGCCTTCATAACTTACTTTGTCCATTGTATAAGTATAATGCTCCCATAGATGGGTACAAAGCCAAGCTCCACCCATTGGCCATAATGCCCAAACTGCAAGACCTCGATCTGGGGACGATTTAGCCCATATGTCAGAAACTTGATGTGCAACCCAACCGTTTGCTTCATAGTTCACCTGTATACAGTATCAAATGGTGTTCAGGATGCAATATATGAAATCCATGAGATGATGGCTAGATTGCTGTGCAAATGGCTATATGCTATAATAACCTATATTTCGTTTGCTTCAAATGGAGCCGAGGAGAGAAGAAGGAGGAAATACCTTTGCAGTTTTACTACCAGTGACTGACAAAGAGGAAATGTAATCAAATAATGGCTCTTGACATTCATGTAGATTGCAAGCAAGAGTTGGCCAATAGTTCATTTGAAGATTAATGTTCAAGTGAGGCGCACCGCTGCATGATNNtaaaaaaattagtattaaaTGAAATGAACATGATAGAAAAACATACTCCCATGCAGGCTCAAGATTCTTGTTCCATATGCCCTGTAGGTTTGAGACCTGAGTTCCAGCACGCGAACTAGAAATTAGTATATACCTACCATATTGAAACAAGAGCTCCACAAATGAAGGATCTTCATCTGTTTGAAAAGAGCTGATTCTCGCCGAAGTTGGAATGGTTTGAGGGATGTTAGATTGAGAGGAAGCCAATTTCCTATCCTTCACAGCAGCCTTGCTGCTTTTTGAGAGTTGCAACGACACACGATGAAATAGATTTTGATAGTCATTCAAGTGGCGTGCATAAAGGTTAGCATATGACAACTTTTTAACCGATTTCATTGTATTGAGGGAATCTGAAGTAGGATTCTTCTTAGAGTTTTCAGGCTTAGTGAATGGCCcatcaaatgaagaagaagctgtcagaagcaaaatagcagaaTCTGAACCTTCAATCCTAAGCTTTGGACCTTCCAAAACATGCACAACCCCCTTCTCACCAGTAATTTGTACATCAAGGACAGCAGAAAACTTAATTCCCTTCGGATCAATACTTGAATTAGCCATCGATGAAGGTGGTGACTTTGCATTCGGTGGTATCCTTCTGCTAGGACAACTTCCTTCCATTATTACCTGATTTTGGCCACTAACTTGCAAATTGTGAGGTAATTTACTATCCAAAGACACTGTAAATGACAAAGAAGCTGGCTTGCTTGCAGAAATCCTTGACACTATCACTTGGTCTGGATAAGAAGCAAAATGTTCTCTGCTGAATTCAACATCACCAACAGAGTATTTTACTTTTGCTGTTGCAGTATCCAAATCCAGCTCTCTGAAGTAAGACTCATTCGAGTATGCAGCATGAGAATCGTCAAATTCTAGCTTGATATCACCAAGAAGTTGGTATACCTTCACATTAAGACATAACAGTTAGAGATGATTACCAACAATGACTATATTAAAGCTTCTACCAACTCAGAAAAATGAGAATCCTAGTTGAATAAAAGCATGTAACTTATATATTAACAATTTAGCAATAACATATCATGCTGCTGGGTTGTCAAAACTTATTTTGGTGATGGATATATTTACTGTAACAAATTACTTACAGCAGAAGGCTCTCCTGACAAATTGACAGCTTCTTCTGTAGCTTGAGAGTAATTTCTGTTATCAACAAGTTTTCGAACTTTAGCCAATGCTGCTGGAGCACTGCTGTTGGTGTAATCGCCAGGCATTCCAGTCCAAAGTGTGTCCTCTGTTAAAGCAATTCAAGAACCATCATGGTCTCAAATAAATGATAGCAATCTACTTTCAAACTCCAAAAGAACATGAAGCCAAATctaattgttttttttatccCATGTTGAGTTTCTAGCAACAAACTAAACTGCCCAGAGACAGCATTCTATCATTTAAGTCATAATTAATGGCTTGTATAAGTATACATACCGTTTTAAAGGTTTTAAGATTTTTGTGAAAATAATGTTTTatgttaataatttaaatatgaataaaagagaaactgAGTACTTATTGAACAGTTTAGTCTTTTCAAAATGCACGTGATATTATGATATTAGGCTGCTAGCTTGGTCCATAAAAGATTTTTGagatatatatacacacacactagTGTTGACATCTTTTGGATCattcattttgtttttcatgcTCACCAGTTTATTTATCATGTGACATTATTCGGAGACTAACACAATGTCATATGCATCTTTCAAGAACTAGACAAAAGAACATATTAGAGTAATTAAGTGATAGTATACATTATactaatataaatcataaatgtATATGTGGGAATTAAATAACCAGTCTATTCAAAATAAAACTTTACCTTTTGAAGGGAAACTAAAATAATTGTTTTCCTagagggagaaaaaaaaaagctgatgaaaatatccaaaaaaaccCGAAAAGATAAGATCCAGCAAAAAGTGTGCAAGATTTGGACTTTCTAAAAAAGAAAGACACTTTAAGACTAACCATTTAGCTGGAGAAGCTCCGATGAAACACCACCCCAAATCATAGCCCCAAGACGGCCATTTCCGATGGGTATGGCATCGGTCCAGTTGATTGCAGCTTCAGAGAACGTAACCTTCAATGGCCtgctaccaccaccaccaccaccatcatctTCCTCCATTCCACTTATTGTCCTCCACCACTCTTTCTGTGGGGCTCTCTCCTCCATTGCAAAAGAAACAGATATTCAGAAAAAGGCAGAGATTTAGAAAGAGCAGCAGGGGTACGGTTTAGCTACTTACTGGTTTTGAGGAATGAGAAGGTGAAGCATAGAAAAGAAACAACAGCAGAGTCAGCAATAGCCTTGCAGGAACTTGAACTGAAGTCATCGAGAATCAAATGCCTAATGCAACAACACAACAATTAAGCACACTATGGTacgtaataatattataatgaaATAATTAAAGTTAAAGTATATTATACTCAAGAAATGAGGATGAAAAGAACATCAACCTCGTAAGTcgtaaagagaaagaaaaatctTGTTGGCGGTGGGagtgggaagaagaagaagaagaagaagtaaataaataaataaatggcaATGGCACGTGAAGGTGCAGGATAAGTCCGGTGGGAGCTGCAACCTGCGGGACAATCCAGACTGTATGGTTtgtatagatagatagatagatgtACTAAG encodes the following:
- the LOC107467316 gene encoding protein NONRESPONDING TO OXYLIPINS 2, mitochondrial isoform X1, producing MAWRSGSLSRSLISTARASLRPSAPRLRPPPLAAPRLHSRRFSIPASRNLGELGCMQSLLPVHSTMAVACLTSHLAVSARACCDLSHGTFRRSCQDR
- the LOC107467316 gene encoding protein NONRESPONDING TO OXYLIPINS 2, mitochondrial isoform X2; amino-acid sequence: MAWRSGSLSRSLISTARASLRPSAPRLRPPPLAAPRLHSRRFSIPASRNLGELGCMQSLLPVHSTMAVACLTSHLAVSARACCDLSHGRNGKDG
- the LOC107467316 gene encoding protein NONRESPONDING TO OXYLIPINS 2, mitochondrial isoform X3, which encodes MAWRSGSLSRSLISTARASLRPSAPRLRPPPLAAPRLHSRRFSIPASRNLGELGCMQSLLPVHSTMAVACLTSHLAVSARACCDLSHGDPDS
- the LOC107467316 gene encoding protein NONRESPONDING TO OXYLIPINS 2, mitochondrial isoform X4; translation: MAWRSGSLSRSLISTARASLRPSAPRLRPPPLAAPRLHSRRFSIPASRNLGELGCMQSLLPVHSTMAVACLTSHLAVSARACCDLSHGT